TCAACAACGTCGATGGCGCAAAACGGTGAAGGAACTGCATCGCCAGGGTGTTCTCGATGCAGCGCCGCTGCCGCAGCCAGGGTTGACGATCGATGAAGTGCCGACAACCTTTCTCCTCGCGGAGAAGATGCGACTGGAGTCTTTGCGGCGAATGCAGCCGGTGATGATGGTCGTCCTTGGGGTCGAAATGCTAGGCTTCATGTTGGTATTGTCTGGATCCAATGGCGACCGAACGCTAGCGATCGTCGGCCCGCTGGCGGGCCTGTTGTTCTCCTATCTTTGGGTGCTCGGGCGGTGGGCGTGGCATCAGTTGCGTCGGCGTAGTTCTCCGGGGGTCGCGAGAGGAAGAGTGCCAAAGCTGATCAGATCCTACGAGTATGCGCTTGCGTTGCGCAACAGATGAGTACTCGTCGAGGGCGTGACACGATGACTGCAGGCGGCCGCGCGAGCTGCATGGGTGTCGGAGGTCTGTTCACCGCGTAACAGGCGTGATGGTGAGTAGCTGACCTCACGCGGGCGCGTCTACTTTTTTCTCCCACACCAGCGAGTGCCTTCGTCGGGGCTCTGTGGGTAGCCCACCTCGATCAGGGGAGCCTCCACCCTGGAGGTAGGCTAGAGGGAGAACAAACGGAGGTTAGCTATGTCCCTGACGCTACTTGAGCCGGCGAAGTCGGTATTGGTCATCACTGCCCATCCAGACGATGTGGATTTCGGCATCGCTGGTACGATTGCCGCATGGCGCAAGCAAGGCACGGAGGTTGCCTACTGCATCGTCACCGACGGTGATGCGGGTGGCTTCGACCCGAGCATCGCGCGTTCCGAGATACCCGCGATTCGTCGACGTGAACAGCGGGCTGCCGCGAAGGTGGTCGGCGTCGATACGGTTGAATTTCTCGGCTATCACGATGGATCACTCGAGGTGTCGATGCCGTTGCGACACGATATCACCGCGATGATCCGACGGTTCCGGCCCGAACGTGTGCTCTGCCAATCTCCGACGCGCAATTTTGCTCGTATCGGTTCGTCGCACCCCGATCATCTCGCGGCTGGTGAAGCAGCGCTCTGCGCGGTCTATCCGGATGCTCGCAATCCCTTTACCCATCGCGACCTCTTAGAACAGGGTCTTGAGGCGCATACGGTGCTCGATGTGGCGCTGATGGCGTACCCTGACCCGACGCACTACGTGGATGTGACCGATACCTTTGATGCCAAGCTTGAGGCAATTGAACAACACAAGAGTCAACTACCCGATCCTGAGGGAATGCGTACGATGGTTCGAGGCTGGCTCGCCATGGGAGCCGCTGCCGCGGGTCTCGCGGATGGGCGTTTGGCGGAGCTATTCTTTCTGGTAAAGACTGCGTAATTACAAGGGGGTAAGGGTCAATGGCGACACAACTCGGTTCTGATCTTCTCGCTCACATTGGATCGACTCCACTGGTGCAGGTAGAGGAGGGAATTTTTGCCAAGCTCGAGTATCTCAATCCATCGGGCTCGATCAAGGCGCGCATCGCGAAGTACATGATCGAGCGGGCAGAGGAACAGGGCCTGTTGGAACCCGGGATGACCATCGTCGAGGCTTCGAGCGGGAATACCGGTAACGCGCTCAGTATGGTGGCGGCGGTCAAAGGCTACAAGATGCTGGTGATCATGCCAGAGGGTCTCAGCAGTGAACGAGTGGCGATATCCAGGGCTTTTGGAGCGCAGGTCCGTGAGATAGGGGATTTCCATGTCAACAATGCGCTCGAGGAGGCGCGACTGCTTGGAGCACAACCGGGTTTTTATTGCCCAGGTCAGTTCGACTCTGAGCTCAATGTAGAGGAGAACCGGGAGGTTTTTGGACCTGAGATCCTTGCTGATCTCGGTGATGGGCGTCTACCGGACGCTTTTGTCATGGGTGTTGGCACGGGTGGCACCCTGATCGGAGTCGGGCAATGCCTGCATGCCGCCAATCCATCCTGTTGGGTGGTCGGCATGGAGCCCGATGAGTCGTGCACAATCCTCTGTGGTGAGGTTCATCA
Above is a window of Ferrimicrobium sp. DNA encoding:
- a CDS encoding PIG-L deacetylase family protein; its protein translation is MSLTLLEPAKSVLVITAHPDDVDFGIAGTIAAWRKQGTEVAYCIVTDGDAGGFDPSIARSEIPAIRRREQRAAAKVVGVDTVEFLGYHDGSLEVSMPLRHDITAMIRRFRPERVLCQSPTRNFARIGSSHPDHLAAGEAALCAVYPDARNPFTHRDLLEQGLEAHTVLDVALMAYPDPTHYVDVTDTFDAKLEAIEQHKSQLPDPEGMRTMVRGWLAMGAAAAGLADGRLAELFFLVKTA
- a CDS encoding cysteine synthase family protein; protein product: MATQLGSDLLAHIGSTPLVQVEEGIFAKLEYLNPSGSIKARIAKYMIERAEEQGLLEPGMTIVEASSGNTGNALSMVAAVKGYKMLVIMPEGLSSERVAISRAFGAQVREIGDFHVNNALEEARLLGAQPGFYCPGQFDSELNVEENREVFGPEILADLGDGRLPDAFVMGVGTGGTLIGVGQCLHAANPSCWVVGMEPDESCTILCGEVHHHKIEGIADGFIPGIFARHHDEVNELVAVTSLDAITEMYALAQRGYLVGPSSGANLVAARRLKERHPEFGTIVTVLCDEGEKYLSEYYLGQ